GACTATCGCTTGTCGTATCACTCGGTCTGATTCATCCGTTACCCGGCCAAAGCCAGGATGTCAGCGGAACCTCACCCACTTCGATTCCCGACTTGATTACGTTTTGGGACTTTCAACCGACGGATTCCGGCGACCATCTCAGCAAGGGGGCGGCAGCCTATGTGTTGACCGAGATGAACGGTCCAATCCAGCGAACCAACGACGGCATCTTTGGTCCCTCGGCTTTACAAATCCAACGTGGCCAGTGGTTGAGGATTAAGCGAGACGACTGCCCCGCTTTGAACCGAAAGGGCAAAGACGAAGTGACAGTGGTCGCGTGGATCAAGCGACAATCCGACAACAACTGGCAATACATCGCCGGGATGTGGAATGAGCGTGATGCGAAACGACAATACGCATTGTTTTCGTGCGGGCACAAACAGACCGACTACACGACACTCAATCGAATCGATGCCAAGAACCAACCGCACGGATACGTTTCCGACGTGGGTGGAGCGACACCACACC
This genomic stretch from Neorhodopirellula lusitana harbors:
- a CDS encoding LamG-like jellyroll fold domain-containing protein, with translation MQLLARLSLVVSLGLIHPLPGQSQDVSGTSPTSIPDLITFWDFQPTDSGDHLSKGAAAYVLTEMNGPIQRTNDGIFGPSALQIQRGQWLRIKRDDCPALNRKGKDEVTVVAWIKRQSDNNWQYIAGMWNERDAKRQYALFSCGHKQTDYTTLNRIDAKNQPHGYVSDVGGATPHRPYCFSYATGKTTLNKDNWYMIAYTYDHKAISVYTDGKLDQNGNYNPFYWDKPIFDGGDEGSDFTVAQRALPAWPGYPEVEEPTHHEGFGGIMGGLAVYGRALSATEMQSLYESTLGNKQNQISPSS